DNA sequence from the Candidatus Schekmanbacteria bacterium genome:
TTCGGGAAAACGTTGCATATGGACTGGAGGGAGATGCATCTAAAAATGATGATTTATTGAAAAGAGCACTGAAACTGTCTGATTTTATGAAAGAAGTGGAGCTCTTTCCTAAAAAGCTGGAAACCGAAGTTGGAGAGAGAGGAATTACTCTCTCAGGAGGGCAAAGACAAAGGTTAACGATTGCCCGTATGCTTGTTTGCGATCCTGAAATAATAGTTTTGGACGATTCACTTTCGAGTGTAGATACTCATACGGAAAAGAATATTTTAAGCAATATCAAGGATATTCTTGAAAAGAAAACATCGATAATTATTACACATCGGATATCACCACTGAAATATGCAGACAGGATAGCCGTTATAGAAGATGGGAGGATAACTGAAATAGGCACACACAATGAATTGATGGCTAAAGGGGAAAGCTACTTTCGCCTTTACAATAGGCAGGCTATTTTCGAAGAGATGGAGGAACTTTAAATGCCTGGTGCTCATGGAAGAGGAAGTGTTTTTTTGGAGGAAGGCGATTTAGGTAAGGCATATGATTCTAAAATTATAAAACGGCTTTGGCTTTTCATCTCTCCTCATAAGTGGCTTATTATATTTTCAATTTCGCTTCTGCCTCTCGTTGCAGGATTACAGTTGTTGCAGCCCTATTTAATCAAAACTGCAATCGATGAAAACATTTCACGGGGGAAGCTTGAAGGTCTTAACCTGATTGCCGCAATTTTCTTCTGCGCATTGATAGGCCAATATTTAGTAACCTTTCTTCAACAGTATTTACTTCAATTATCAGGACAAAGGATTATTCTCGACTTGAGGACTAAGCTCTTTTCTCATATGCAGCGTCTTCCGCTATCTTTTTTTGATAAAAATCCTGTTGGCAGAGTGGTAACTCGTCTTACTTCTGATGTAGAAGCCTTAAATGAAATGTTTACTTCTGGTTTAGCTTCATTTATAGGCGATGCCTTTATGCTTTGCGGAATAATGATTGCTATGCTTCTTCTGAATGTCAAACTTGCATTGGTGACTTTATTGGTAATTCCTTTTCTTGCTGTAATAGCGGCTTTTTTCAGAATAAAAGGAAGGAAGGCATATAGAAATATCCGCACTAAAACGGCATTGGTTAATTCTTATTTGGAAGAGAATCTTTCCGGAATTGAAATAGTTAGGTTATTTAGAAGAGAAAAGAGAAATTTTAATGAATTTCAAAACTATAACAGAGAGCTTAGACAAGCCAATATTTCTTCTGTTTTTTATGATTCCTTTCTATATGCATCTGTTGAATTGATAGGGTCAATTGGTGTTGCAATTATAATTTGGTATGGAGGCGGTCAGATCCTCCAAAAAACTCTTACATTCGGTGTATTGGTTGCTTTCCTTGAATATCTTCAGAAGTTTTTTGTGCCTATCCGAGATTTATCTGCCAAGTATGCTATTATGCAGCAGGCAATGGCTGCTTCGGAAAGGATTTTGAAGCTTTTTGATGAAGAAGAAGAGGATTTGTCAAAAGGCGTAAGTAAGGTTGAATCACTCAAAGGGAAAATAGAATTTAAAAATATTTCCTTTTCCTATAATAAAGGAGAGCGGGTTATTAAAAACTTTTCGCTTACGATTCAGCCTGGAGAAAAAGTAGCTATAGTAGGTGCCACTGGAGCCGGGAAATCAACACTTTTGAAATTGCTCTTGCGTTTCTATGAGCCTGATGAAGGGACTATTCTAATCGATGATGTAGATATCAGTCATTTGAGCAGACAGTGGATTAGAAAAAATATTGGAGTAGTTCCTCAAGATATTTTCCTTTTTGCGGGAAATATTGAGGAAAATATACGACTGTCGAATAATTCTGTTACAGAAAAAGAGCTGATTGAGAACATTAGAAAGGCAAGAGCAGACAGAGTGATAGAAAAATTAAAATTAGGACTGAAAGAATCAGTTTCTGAAAGAGGGAATAATTTTTCAAGCGGGGAAAAACAGCTTCTATCCTTTGCCCGTGTTTTGACATTTAATCCTCATATTCTTATCCTCGACGAAGCTACTTCAAATATTGATGCAGAGACAGAACATCTTATTCAGGAGGGGTTGAAAGAATTATTGAAAGGAAGAACATCTATTGTGATTGCACATCGGCTTTCAACAGTAAGGTATGCTGACAGGATTGCTGTAATGCATCATGGAGAACTCAGAGAATTGGGAAGTCATGAAGAGCTGTTGAAAAGAAAGGGAATTTATTACAGGCTTTATAGGTATCAGGGTGGAATTGAAGAAATGCGTAATCAGAGAGTCAACCTATAAAATAATAGTAAAAATTTTACATTCTTTACAAAAATTTTACTGTTTATATATTGTATCTTTTATCTAAATATTATACTGAACATTTTCAAATCAATGTTCTATTTAGAACATTTTTTTTATATCGACTGAAAGTCAATTAAATGAGGGAGGTAAATTGATGAATATTCTTTTAGGAATTCTCATAGTGCTTGTACTTTTGGTAGGAGGAGCTTATGCTCTCATTAAGTATAAAAACAGGCCTCCAAAACCGGATCTTTATGAAGTCTTTTTGAAACAGGATACTACTCCTGTAGGTAAAGTGGGAATTTTTGTCACAGGGCTCATTATGCCTGAAAACCATAGCCATGCTTTCTTTCACAATATTATTAAAAAGATAAACAAAGTAGTAATTCCCTGGCCTATCAATATTCTCACAATGAGGGATAAAGGGATTGCCCTTCTTGACCCGAACAATACTCACGCCCGAGAGGAATTTACTCCAACTCATTTAGAAGATGCTTTTGGCAATGACTGTGATAGGGACGGGGTGCCCTATATCGAGTTGTATAAGCAGGGAAAGGTAAAATGGATGCCTCCCTCATCCCGCATTTATCTTGACCATGGATATTTTTTATATACAGGACGCCTTTCAGGAGAGCCTTCTCTCTGTGGAAAGGTTGCTAATAAATCAAGACTCTATTATTACGGACATGGAATTAAACAACGAAAACTTCCTCACTGGCAGCAGACGAAAGAGATGCTTGAAAAGGGATTTGAGATTATAAAATCCAAATATAATGATGTCGTTTGCGGCTGGGAGACAGGGCTTATATATTGGAATATGAGAAAAAAACTCTTTGAAATTCTTGACCAAGGCATCGATACTTTGATTGCTTCATCACCAATGGGGATATATTCACATTTTGAGGATTTCAACTCGAGCTTTCGGCATATTTTTGAATATGTTGAAGAATGGGAAAAGGAACATCCGGGTAAAAAGATAAAGATAATTATGGCTCCTCAAATGGGAGATTTTCAACCATTGCGTCAGGCATTTCTCGAAATGCTGAAAGACCGTCTTGATACTTTGCCAGAAGGAAGCAGTGTGATGGTTGCTGTAACCTGTCATGGAATGCCATGGGATGCTTTCCCTTGGGAAGCATGGCTTAAGCAGGCACCACCTTATAGAGATAAGCTTTATGAGGAAGTCAAGGAGTTGGTTGGAAAATACAATTTCAGTAAAACAAGGGTTGTAATTTGTCAGGATGAATTTGCTGACCCCATTTGGGACCCAAATGAAAAATATTTAAGCACTAACAGGGCATATTGGAATGCTATCAATGATGGTTTTGATTACTGTATAGGGCTGCCGATAGAGTTTTTTGCTGAAAATTCAGATACCCTTATGCATCACGCAATGAAGAATTATCAGGGCTTTGATGATTATGATATTGAAGAACCAATAGATTATCCTGACTGGTCAGTCCCTTATACGAGGCAGTTTAAACAGAATAATACGACTGTAATTTATAATGGTGTCCCTGTTGGAAAATATCAAAAATATGTAGTTGAAGCATTTGTCCAATCTCTTGAATCTGTCCTGTCAAAAAGAAAGAATTAGCACTCTTTCATATAAGAAACTTAGGTTAAATAAATCCCTCTTCATAAAATTGGAAGAGGGATTTTTTTTTGTTGATATTCCCTTTCTTTAGTGAAAGGATAAAGCCTAATCTGAGGGAAGAAGAAATAAAAAGATGTAATTATGACTTATGTCATACAACAATCTTTCAATTTGAATTAACTAATAACTATCAGAAAAAATAATTTTTTATGGGAGGATTTGAAATGTTTTGTAATCAATGTGAACAAACAGCTAAAGGTACAGGTTGTACTGTGGCGGGAGTCTGTGGCAAAAATGCCGATATTCAGTCCTTACAAGAAATTCTTCTCTATGGATTAAAAGGAATTTCTGCATATGCGTGGGCAGCAAGAAAAGTTGGGAAAGTTGATCCCGAAGTAGATGCTTTTATGCATGAGGCGCTTTACACGACGGTGACAAATGTCAATTTTGATCTTGAAGACCATATCAATATGGCATTGAAATGCGGACAGATGAATCTCAAGGTAATGGAAATGTTGGACAAAGCTTATGTAGAGAGGTATGGAGCGCCCACACCTGTTGAAGTGGAAACGGGGACTAAAGAAGGCTATGGGATTCTCGTGACAGGACATGATTTGCCAGACCTTGAAGAGCTTTTGAAACAGACTGAGGGGAAAGGTATCAATGTGTACACCCATTCGGAAATGCTTCCAGCTCATGGATATCCTGAACTTCGTAAATATGAACATCTTGTAGGAAATTATGGCGGTGCATGGCAAGACCAAGTAAAGGAATTTGCCGAATTTCCGGGAACGATACTCGTAACAACAAATTGTGTGCAGATTCCTAAAGAAAGTTACAGTGACAGATTATTTACGACAGGTGTAGCTTCCGTCAACAGAGAAAATCACATTGAAGGCCACGATTTTTCGAAACTTATTGAAAAAACACTTCAGACAAAGCCTTTGCCTGAAGCTCCGGGAAAGAAGATAATGACCGGTTTCCATCACAGTGCAATCTTGGGGATTGCTGACAAAGTGATTGATGCTGTCAAATCTGGTAAGGTAAAACATTTCTTCCTTATTGGCGGTTGTGATGGTGCAAAGACAGGACGAAATTATTACACAGAAATTGCTGAAAGAATACCGCAAGACTGTATCATATTGACTCTTGCTTGCGGAAAATACCGCTTT
Encoded proteins:
- a CDS encoding ABC transporter ATP-binding protein, translating into MPGAHGRGSVFLEEGDLGKAYDSKIIKRLWLFISPHKWLIIFSISLLPLVAGLQLLQPYLIKTAIDENISRGKLEGLNLIAAIFFCALIGQYLVTFLQQYLLQLSGQRIILDLRTKLFSHMQRLPLSFFDKNPVGRVVTRLTSDVEALNEMFTSGLASFIGDAFMLCGIMIAMLLLNVKLALVTLLVIPFLAVIAAFFRIKGRKAYRNIRTKTALVNSYLEENLSGIEIVRLFRREKRNFNEFQNYNRELRQANISSVFYDSFLYASVELIGSIGVAIIIWYGGGQILQKTLTFGVLVAFLEYLQKFFVPIRDLSAKYAIMQQAMAASERILKLFDEEEEDLSKGVSKVESLKGKIEFKNISFSYNKGERVIKNFSLTIQPGEKVAIVGATGAGKSTLLKLLLRFYEPDEGTILIDDVDISHLSRQWIRKNIGVVPQDIFLFAGNIEENIRLSNNSVTEKELIENIRKARADRVIEKLKLGLKESVSERGNNFSSGEKQLLSFARVLTFNPHILILDEATSNIDAETEHLIQEGLKELLKGRTSIVIAHRLSTVRYADRIAVMHHGELRELGSHEELLKRKGIYYRLYRYQGGIEEMRNQRVNL
- a CDS encoding hydroxylamine reductase, which encodes MFCNQCEQTAKGTGCTVAGVCGKNADIQSLQEILLYGLKGISAYAWAARKVGKVDPEVDAFMHEALYTTVTNVNFDLEDHINMALKCGQMNLKVMEMLDKAYVERYGAPTPVEVETGTKEGYGILVTGHDLPDLEELLKQTEGKGINVYTHSEMLPAHGYPELRKYEHLVGNYGGAWQDQVKEFAEFPGTILVTTNCVQIPKESYSDRLFTTGVASVNRENHIEGHDFSKLIEKTLQTKPLPEAPGKKIMTGFHHSAILGIADKVIDAVKSGKVKHFFLIGGCDGAKTGRNYYTEIAERIPQDCIILTLACGKYRFNKKDFGTIGDIPRLIDIGQCNNAYSAIQVAVALADAFKCGVNDLPLSLILSWFEQKAVAILLTLLSLDIKGMRLGPTPPAFVSENVFKVLQDKFDLKLITTPEEDLKDILAQ